The following coding sequences are from one Reyranella humidisoli window:
- a CDS encoding translocation/assembly module TamB domain-containing protein, whose product MRALRIGSYIFVALVAVLGLAFVGVQTAPGKRLLASAISSAASSPDQKIRITGIDGFVPTDLRVAQIEIADRTGPWLQVENAQLTWSFGSLLRRNLRVEILSASRIGVLRPPQEEQTAATPGGSGGVRLPFDIDLQALQVDDLHLAAALGGIDSHWKITGNAAVARDLGEIRARLGADRLEGPNGRLTADLRVDRSPRKIAADITLDEDPGGMVAALMQRPDLPEISLKLSAQGDQQDGTAELTAKAGDGATAKGTLRWLQDGNDTSFQSALEAGPVDVRPQGVAWKGLSLKADGKLTGGIRVKGKVEELKLATLDPRLPQPGTVTLDANVAGVTGDKITVRSFDVSLPLARIRGDGDYVPSTDKGEVRATVDLPSLEPLSAMAGRALMGKAQVQVNAGIDKGNLTASWQGRADDFGTPDVPSGLVAALSLAGNATLTADGAWTMRDVRLGSDSGTLTVSGRGREQAGTLDLVLDLPRLAAFRADVGGAATVNATVGFGGPETSLKLKAETRDVTYRAPGQAIASRRLVLDTTVSLSADGKLGGTVQAEGDVQNQPLTLNGRFAHDATAGLSVPSFQGRWSSAVLDIANLVVSSARTTGHARLTVSQLRDIEALKTFGLEGSLVADVTADPSAPAGRLDIFVKGSDLVGQGVGAGTLDLSGRVDDPAGRAAADLTLAATRLRGAGGLSALKATARGDRQSGIDVTLQGSGAELSADLAARIEFAAEEIRIGLSKFTGRYLNIPIGLNAPTKVVVAGARIVIDPTNLRVGAGRVAVRGALDPAASDLQVEIAGLPLALVDTFAPGTGLEGTLQSKARVTGAMAAPRVEASYAATGIRVRRPDAALIPALSLQGTATMVGQQVSLDARVAAAGNTNLSIKGTATLPRGAGPVAAKIALGGAIDIAPFAPLLGNDIRNVTGRLRPNLSLSVDGKQISGTGVVDFEGGAVAMPESGLRLANGQGRFDLQGDALQIQRLTFQAGTGTVTGSGSMRFDAERGLVLDVGLATQRALLVSRPDLVATVSSTLRITGATSSGIEISGPVTIDRAEISVGGGETASFPTIEVREINKPGAAIAANQPTPARRPSRKPPPSPDATPIKLALDVRAPQAVFVRGRGLDAEMSGQLTVSGSPAAPAVIGGFTMRRGTFSLGSRRLTFSKGIVTLDNLDTIDPRLDFLATTSAQSSTIGVAITGTSREPRIEITSTPSMPPDEAMALLIFGKPASQLGASELVQVAQAMAELAGQSPGEGVLSRLRKGLGLDQLSIGSSGSRGSEPSGSSANGVSLEAGRYVAPGVYVGARQGAAGNSSRGVVQLDVFDNIKVEGDIGANSTGRVGVKAEWDY is encoded by the coding sequence ATGCGCGCGCTCCGCATAGGCTCCTATATCTTCGTGGCGCTCGTCGCGGTGCTCGGTCTCGCCTTTGTGGGCGTGCAGACCGCCCCCGGGAAGCGGCTTCTGGCGTCCGCCATTTCCAGCGCCGCCTCCTCGCCCGATCAGAAGATTCGCATCACGGGCATCGACGGGTTCGTTCCGACCGATCTCCGCGTGGCGCAAATCGAGATCGCCGACCGCACCGGTCCGTGGCTGCAGGTCGAAAACGCGCAGCTCACCTGGTCCTTTGGATCCCTCCTGCGACGGAACCTGCGTGTAGAAATCCTGTCGGCTTCGCGGATCGGTGTGCTGCGCCCGCCGCAGGAAGAACAGACGGCTGCGACGCCCGGCGGCAGCGGGGGCGTGCGCCTTCCCTTCGACATCGACCTGCAGGCGCTGCAGGTCGACGATCTCCATCTGGCGGCCGCGCTGGGCGGCATCGATTCGCACTGGAAGATCACGGGCAACGCGGCTGTCGCCCGCGATCTGGGCGAAATCCGCGCCAGGCTGGGCGCGGACCGGCTGGAAGGCCCGAACGGGCGGCTGACCGCCGACCTGCGTGTCGACCGCTCGCCGCGCAAGATCGCCGCTGACATCACGCTCGACGAGGATCCCGGCGGCATGGTCGCGGCGCTGATGCAGCGGCCCGACCTGCCGGAAATCTCCCTGAAGCTCTCGGCGCAGGGCGATCAGCAGGACGGCACGGCGGAACTGACGGCCAAAGCAGGCGACGGGGCGACGGCGAAAGGCACCCTGCGCTGGCTGCAGGACGGCAACGACACCAGCTTCCAGTCCGCGCTCGAGGCCGGCCCCGTCGACGTTCGCCCCCAGGGTGTCGCGTGGAAGGGCCTCAGCCTGAAGGCCGACGGCAAGCTCACGGGTGGCATCCGCGTAAAGGGCAAGGTCGAGGAGCTGAAGCTCGCGACGCTCGACCCGCGACTGCCGCAACCCGGCACGGTCACGCTCGACGCGAACGTGGCCGGTGTTACGGGCGACAAGATCACGGTGCGATCCTTCGACGTCTCGCTGCCACTCGCACGCATCCGGGGCGATGGCGACTATGTGCCGTCGACCGACAAGGGTGAGGTGCGTGCCACCGTCGACCTGCCCAGCCTCGAGCCGCTTTCGGCGATGGCCGGCCGCGCGCTCATGGGCAAGGCTCAGGTCCAGGTCAATGCGGGGATCGACAAGGGCAATCTCACTGCGAGTTGGCAGGGCCGCGCCGACGATTTCGGCACGCCGGACGTCCCCTCCGGCCTGGTCGCCGCACTGAGCCTCGCGGGCAACGCCACGCTGACCGCCGACGGCGCCTGGACGATGCGCGATGTCAGGCTCGGCAGCGACAGCGGCACGCTCACCGTCTCGGGTCGCGGCCGCGAGCAGGCCGGCACGCTCGATCTCGTGCTCGATCTGCCGCGCCTCGCCGCCTTCCGCGCCGACGTGGGCGGCGCAGCGACCGTCAACGCCACCGTGGGCTTCGGCGGTCCCGAGACATCGCTGAAGCTCAAGGCCGAAACGCGGGACGTCACCTATCGGGCCCCCGGTCAGGCGATCGCCTCGCGGCGCCTCGTCCTCGACACGACCGTGTCTCTGTCTGCCGATGGCAAGCTCGGCGGTACGGTGCAGGCCGAAGGCGACGTACAGAACCAGCCCCTGACCTTGAACGGCCGCTTCGCGCATGACGCGACCGCGGGTCTCTCGGTGCCGAGCTTCCAGGGCCGCTGGTCCAGCGCGGTGCTCGACATCGCCAACCTCGTCGTCTCTTCGGCGCGCACCACCGGGCATGCGCGGCTCACCGTCTCGCAGTTGAGGGACATCGAGGCTTTGAAGACGTTCGGTCTCGAAGGCTCGCTGGTGGCCGACGTCACCGCCGACCCCAGCGCGCCAGCCGGCCGCCTCGACATCTTCGTAAAAGGCAGCGACCTGGTGGGCCAGGGCGTCGGCGCGGGCACACTCGATCTCTCGGGCCGTGTCGACGATCCTGCCGGCCGCGCCGCCGCCGACCTGACGCTGGCCGCGACCCGGCTGCGCGGCGCCGGCGGTCTTTCGGCACTGAAGGCGACCGCAAGGGGCGATCGCCAGAGCGGCATCGACGTCACGCTGCAGGGCTCGGGGGCGGAGCTCTCGGCCGATCTCGCGGCGAGGATCGAATTCGCGGCGGAGGAAATCCGCATCGGCCTGTCGAAGTTCACCGGTCGCTATCTGAACATCCCCATAGGCTTGAACGCGCCGACGAAGGTTGTCGTCGCCGGCGCACGCATCGTGATCGATCCGACCAACCTGCGCGTCGGCGCGGGCCGCGTCGCGGTGCGCGGTGCACTCGATCCGGCGGCGAGCGATCTGCAGGTGGAGATCGCGGGACTGCCTCTTGCGCTGGTGGATACGTTCGCTCCTGGGACCGGACTGGAAGGCACGCTGCAGTCCAAGGCGCGCGTCACCGGCGCCATGGCGGCGCCGCGCGTGGAGGCGAGCTATGCCGCGACGGGTATCCGGGTCCGGCGCCCAGACGCGGCGCTGATCCCCGCACTTTCCCTTCAAGGCACCGCCACGATGGTCGGCCAGCAGGTGAGCCTCGATGCGCGCGTCGCGGCCGCAGGCAACACCAACCTGTCGATCAAGGGCACGGCGACCCTCCCGCGCGGCGCCGGACCTGTCGCTGCCAAGATTGCGCTCGGCGGAGCCATTGATATCGCCCCCTTCGCCCCGCTGCTGGGGAACGACATCCGCAATGTGACGGGACGGCTGCGGCCCAACCTCTCTCTCAGTGTCGACGGCAAGCAGATCAGCGGCACGGGCGTCGTGGATTTCGAGGGCGGCGCAGTGGCGATGCCCGAATCGGGCCTGAGACTGGCCAACGGCCAGGGCCGCTTCGACCTTCAGGGCGACGCGCTTCAGATCCAGCGCCTCACGTTCCAGGCGGGCACCGGGACCGTCACCGGCAGCGGCTCGATGCGCTTCGATGCCGAGCGTGGTCTGGTGCTCGACGTCGGCCTGGCCACCCAGCGCGCGCTGCTGGTCAGCCGGCCCGACCTGGTGGCGACCGTAAGCAGCACGCTCAGGATCACCGGCGCGACCTCCTCGGGCATCGAGATTTCGGGCCCCGTCACGATCGATCGCGCCGAGATCTCGGTGGGCGGCGGCGAGACTGCGTCCTTCCCGACCATCGAGGTCCGCGAGATCAACAAGCCGGGAGCCGCGATCGCGGCCAACCAGCCGACGCCGGCCCGCCGCCCGTCGCGGAAGCCCCCGCCGTCGCCCGACGCGACGCCGATCAAGCTGGCGCTCGACGTGCGCGCGCCGCAGGCTGTCTTCGTGCGCGGCCGCGGTCTCGACGCCGAAATGAGCGGCCAGCTGACCGTCAGCGGCAGCCCGGCCGCCCCGGCGGTCATCGGCGGCTTCACCATGCGGCGTGGCACTTTCAGCCTTGGCAGCCGGCGGCTCACTTTCTCGAAGGGGATCGTGACGCTCGACAATCTCGACACGATCGACCCCCGGCTCGACTTCCTGGCAACCACCTCGGCCCAGTCCTCGACGATCGGCGTCGCCATCACCGGGACCTCCCGCGAGCCCAGGATCGAGATCACCTCGACGCCGTCCATGCCGCCGGACGAGGCGATGGCCCTGCTGATCTTCGGCAAGCCCGCCTCCCAGCTCGGCGCCTCGGAACTGGTGCAGGTCGCGCAGGCCATGGCCGAGCTGGCCGGCCAGTCCCCGGGCGAAGGCGTGCTAAGCCGCCTGCGCAAGGGGCTGGGCCTCGACCAGCTCAGCATCGGCTCCTCGGGCTCCAGAGGCAGCGAGCCTAGCGGTTCGAGCGCCAACGGCGTTTCCCTCGAGGCCGGACGGTACGTGGCGCCGGGCGTCTATGTCGGGGCGAGGCAGGGGGCGGCCGGGAATTCGAGCCGCGGCGTGGTCCAGCTCGACGTCTTCGACAACATCAAGGTCGAGGGCGACATCGGCGCCAACTCCACCGGCCGCGTGGGTGTAAAGGCGGAGTGGGACTACTGA